ATCTCGTCGTCGGACAGCATGTCGCGGCCGGAGCCGGACCGGCCGTTCCGGAAGAACGCCGCCTTGCTCTTCATGACCCCGGCGGGGTCCGGGGCCACCCGGTCCGCGTTGGCGCGCATCTGTTCGAACGACGCCGCCCGCACCAGCTCCGGCCAGAGCTCCTCGGGGACGGTGATGTCCAAGGTGGCGGCGAGACGGCGCATCTCGGCGTCGAGGTCGGCCGAGAGATCGTCATAATGCACGAGTACGACGTTGGGCTCATGCCTGCGTGCCCAGGCGTCGGACAGATGCAGCATGACACCCGGCAGTGAATCCAGCTGCTGACGCGGGTCGTCGTCGCTGCCGACCCACTCGAGGACCCACTCCCGGAGCGCGGGCCGCTCACGCCGCGCGGGCGCGGGTTCGTCCGGGCTGATCAGCTCCCGCATCCGCTCGCGGTCGAGGTTCTCGCTGTGGTGATACAGCGAGACGGCCATGTCCAGCGGATGTCTCGCCACCACGATGTAGGTCGCGCGTCCGTCGAGCGGAAGCCCGTCCAGTGGAGTATGGGTCTTGATGAACCGCCGGTGGTCCTGGGCGGCAAGCCGCTCGTAGACCTCGTCGCGAGGAACGACGAGCCAGTCCAGCCATGGCGACAACGCCGGCAACGGCGCCGGCAGCTCTGGTGTCTGCAACACCAGCAACGCGCAGATCATCTGCATCCACGTGGTACCGCTCTTGGACCGGGTGCTGATGACGATGTCACCGTCGCGGAACGAGAAACCCAGCCACCGGGCGCTGTCGTCGTCGTAGGACCGATACCGGATGGGAGCGTCAGGCATCGGGCGATTCTAGTGCCCCGCACGAGTCACGGGCGCAGCCCCGGTGCGGCCGTGAGGAAGACGTCAAGGACGCCGTCACCCATCTTGACGACACCCTCCGGGCGGGTCTTGCCCGGCACCGTCTCGACCTCTCCAGCGGCCTCGATCAGCTCCGCCGCGTCGGCGAACCGTTGGTTTGCCGCGTCCTCATCGCCATCGACCCTGGCTTGCAACCCGTCCAGCGTGGCGAGCAGCGCTGCACTCCAGAGCGCCAGCGATTCCATCCACGGGCCGATGTCCTCGTGGAAGATCGGGTCCGCCACGCCGGCGGCGATCAGCTCCGGGGCGCCAGCCAGCAGTTCGGCGTAGGGGCGAAGCTCGTCGAGCGCCGCCTGGTGTTCGCCGGCGGCCCAGGATGCGTCGAACCGCTCGAGTCGCCGGTCCAGCTCCGGCGCCACCGGCAGCCACGCGTCGCCCCAGAACGTCGGCGCCAAGTGCTGCAGGTCGAAGAAGGCCAGCAGCGCCTGCGTCGTCCGGGTGTCGTCCCCTGACAGGTAGTCCGCGGCCGCCTCCCAGGTGCGGTACGGCTCGTAGCCGACGTCGTTCCAGCTGAAGTCCGCGCCGCCGAACAGGGCAACCTTGCTGGCCGAGGCTTGGTTCATCGGATTCAGCAAGATCCCGGACACCTGTGTGTGCAGGCCCGCCTCGCGCTTGGAGTACGGCCCCATCAGCAGCCGGCCCGTCGTCCACCAGTAGTCGTTGACGGGGTAGTTGTCCCAGATGAAGACCGGCCGCCCCCAGACCTCCGCGGCCTCCGCCGCCTCATCGACACTGATACTCGGCGGCACCACGTCGGTGCCGGTCCACATCACCTCGACGCTCTCGTCCAGCTGTTCGCGGATGATCCGCTTGTAGGGCGTCTCGGCGACGTTGTCGTACTCGGTCGGGACGAACTGCATCGGATGGGTGCCCTCGCGCCCGTCGATGAAATCACGCTTGACCACGTTGAGCAGGTCCACCTGGGCCTGTCCGGCCGCGCCGGGCGACGGCTCGCCGTAGGCGTCCTCGTCACCCGGGCAGTTCCACTCGTCGTAGGTGATGTCGTCTAGTGCGATGGAGAAGCTCCGCGCCCCTAGGTCGTACATGGCCTGCAGCTTGTCGAGCAACGCGTCCAGGTCGCCCGGATCGCTGTAACAGATCGACACACCCGGCGACATCGCGAAGGTGAACCGGACGTGATGGTCGATCGCCTGCTGGACCAGCTCACCCAGCTGAGCCTCGAGGTCTGCCGGGTACGGCTCGCGCCACTGGTCCCGGTGGTAGGGGTCGTCCTTCGGCGCATAGACGTATGTGTTCGCCTTGACGTCGCCGTAGAAGGCCAGCTGATCCAGGCGTTCCTCGTGGCTCCATGGCTGGCCGTAGAAGCCTTCGATGGATCCGCGCAGTTGCATCAGCGGGAAATCGGTGATGGAGACGGCGGCAAGTGCCCGGCCGGCCACCAGCTGGCGTAGCGTTTGAGCCGCATAGTAGATGCCGTCCGGGTCCGCGCCGCCGATCGCGACGACACCGCCGTCCCGCGCGGCTTTCGATGCCAGGGCGTATCCCTCGGCCGGCAGGTCGGCCGGCACCTCGCCGCCGGCGGCGCGCAACGCGTCGTCCACGGCGGGATGGCCGACGGTGCCCGCGATGACGGTCAGCTGTCCTGGCCGCCGCCGGACGTCGTCGATGTCGACGACGTCGACGCGGCCGGCACCGGCCTCCTCCAGAACGGACCCGACCAGTTCCCGTGCCGGGTCGCTGACCTCGGCGGTGACACCGAGCTGGATCCGGCCCCGGACGGTGAGAGCCGGGCCGTTGCCCACCATGTGCTGCGGCGTGGGAACGACGCGCGGCAGTTCCCCTTCGGCCAGGCCACCGGAGGCGGGTGCGGGCGCCGGGGGATCCGCGGATGTGCTCATGGATGTACCTGTGGGCAAGACATCGGAGGACGAGGCCACGCCGCCTCCGCCGATGACCACGGACATACTCGCTACAACGACACTTGTCACCCAGGCGCGAAAGCTGATCATGACGCAGAGTCTATTGATCGGATCTATCTCCGGGAAGTCCCCTCACCTGACCGCCAGCACGAAGCCGATCAAGTACACAACGACGACCTGCGGAAACCCAACCGCGGGAACCCGCGAAGAGATTCTTGACGCTACCGGTGGTGCAGGACGACCAGATCGTCGCGGTGCACAACCTCACGCTCGTACTCCGCACCGAGCTCGCGGGCCAGCTCACGGGTGGAGCGGCCCAGCAGCGCCGGCAGCTCGGCGGCGTCGTAGTTGACGAGCCCTCGGGCAACCACGCGCTCACCTTCGTCCACCATGTCCACCGGGTCGCCCGCCGTGAACGTGCCGTCCACGCTGATAATGCCAGCTGGGAGCAGTGACTTGCGCCGCTCCACCACCGCCCGTACCGCGCCGGGATCGAGATGCAGCCGCCCCGCGGCGTCGGCGACGTGTTCCAGCCACAACAATCGCGTGGACCTCCGCCGGGCCCGGGAATGGAACCAGGTGCCGACATCCTCGCCGCGCAGCGCCTCGGCCGCCTCGCCGGCCGAGGTCAAAACCACCTCGATACCTGAGCCGGTGGCGATCGCCGCCGCCTCGACCTTGGTCTGCATCCCGCCACTGCCCAGCCCTGAGCGCCCGGTACCGCCGATCTTGAACGCGTCGAGTTCGGCCGGATCATTGACCTCCGGAACGCGTGTGGTCTCGGGGCGGCGCGGGTCGCCGTCGTACAGCCCGTCGACATCGGAGAGGAGCACCAGCGCATCAGCGTGCACCAATTGCGCCACCAAAGCGGCCAGGCGGTCGTTGTCGCCGAACCGGATCTCCTGCGTGGCTACGGTGTCGTTCTCGTTCACCACCGGGACCACATCCAGGCTCAGCAACTTGTGCAGCGTCCGGTACGCGTTGCGGTAATGCGAGCGGCGGGTGACGTCGTCGACGGTGAGCAGCACCTGCCCGACCTTCAGGCCGTGCGAGGCGAACGCCGTGCTGTAGTGCGCCACGAGCAGGCCCTGCCCGACGCTGGCCGCGGCCTGCTGACGAGCCAGATCGCGAGGGCGTGTCGGCATGTTCAGCGGGGCGAGCCCGGCTGCGATCGCCCCCGATGAGACCAGGACCACCTCCCGGCCGGCAGCTCGTACCCGGGCCAGCGCGTCGACCAGCGCTACCAGACGAGATCCGTCCAGCCCGCCGCTCGGCGTTGTCAGCGACGACGAGCCGACCTTGACGACGACCCGGCCGGCCTTGGCGATCACCTCGCGCA
This genomic stretch from Phytoactinopolyspora mesophila harbors:
- a CDS encoding sulfotransferase domain-containing protein, which gives rise to MPDAPIRYRSYDDDSARWLGFSFRDGDIVISTRSKSGTTWMQMICALLVLQTPELPAPLPALSPWLDWLVVPRDEVYERLAAQDHRRFIKTHTPLDGLPLDGRATYIVVARHPLDMAVSLYHHSENLDRERMRELISPDEPAPARRERPALREWVLEWVGSDDDPRQQLDSLPGVMLHLSDAWARRHEPNVVLVHYDDLSADLDAEMRRLAATLDITVPEELWPELVRAASFEQMRANADRVAPDPAGVMKSKAAFFRNGRSGSGRDMLSDDEMARYRERTAELAPPDLLAWLHRETHATDAEVEQIGARLAERYTDALNRLGTA
- a CDS encoding beta-N-acetylhexosaminidase family protein, coding for MSTSADPPAPAPASGGLAEGELPRVVPTPQHMVGNGPALTVRGRIQLGVTAEVSDPARELVGSVLEEAGAGRVDVVDIDDVRRRPGQLTVIAGTVGHPAVDDALRAAGGEVPADLPAEGYALASKAARDGGVVAIGGADPDGIYYAAQTLRQLVAGRALAAVSITDFPLMQLRGSIEGFYGQPWSHEERLDQLAFYGDVKANTYVYAPKDDPYHRDQWREPYPADLEAQLGELVQQAIDHHVRFTFAMSPGVSICYSDPGDLDALLDKLQAMYDLGARSFSIALDDITYDEWNCPGDEDAYGEPSPGAAGQAQVDLLNVVKRDFIDGREGTHPMQFVPTEYDNVAETPYKRIIREQLDESVEVMWTGTDVVPPSISVDEAAEAAEVWGRPVFIWDNYPVNDYWWTTGRLLMGPYSKREAGLHTQVSGILLNPMNQASASKVALFGGADFSWNDVGYEPYRTWEAAADYLSGDDTRTTQALLAFFDLQHLAPTFWGDAWLPVAPELDRRLERFDASWAAGEHQAALDELRPYAELLAGAPELIAAGVADPIFHEDIGPWMESLALWSAALLATLDGLQARVDGDEDAANQRFADAAELIEAAGEVETVPGKTRPEGVVKMGDGVLDVFLTAAPGLRP
- the proB gene encoding glutamate 5-kinase → MREVIAKAGRVVVKVGSSSLTTPSGGLDGSRLVALVDALARVRAAGREVVLVSSGAIAAGLAPLNMPTRPRDLARQQAAASVGQGLLVAHYSTAFASHGLKVGQVLLTVDDVTRRSHYRNAYRTLHKLLSLDVVPVVNENDTVATQEIRFGDNDRLAALVAQLVHADALVLLSDVDGLYDGDPRRPETTRVPEVNDPAELDAFKIGGTGRSGLGSGGMQTKVEAAAIATGSGIEVVLTSAGEAAEALRGEDVGTWFHSRARRRSTRLLWLEHVADAAGRLHLDPGAVRAVVERRKSLLPAGIISVDGTFTAGDPVDMVDEGERVVARGLVNYDAAELPALLGRSTRELARELGAEYEREVVHRDDLVVLHHR